A DNA window from Paenibacillus sp. HWE-109 contains the following coding sequences:
- a CDS encoding helix-turn-helix transcriptional regulator: protein MNTKERLQALSEFLKVHRARIQPSEAGLLSGSRRRTPGLRREEVATIAGVSTTWYTWLEQGREIKMSVQVLDRIAMALQLNEDERQYLFMLALEQPAPTTFIDKSPTISPALTRILSELHDCPTIISDRRCNIVGWNQAAAAIFLDFSKIPPDQRNMIWLLFTRKELKALAVNWSDFVKGFLAMFRSYYGQYVADNWYSEFIENISEQNKDFRTFWDQSDVSTAPDVFIEFRHAKVGKMLFDLTTLQVQGRTDLRCSVYTPAQDSDTDSKIRLLMSKLEEPN, encoded by the coding sequence ATGAACACCAAAGAACGTCTTCAAGCATTGTCTGAATTTCTGAAGGTTCATCGGGCGAGAATTCAACCAAGTGAAGCTGGCTTATTAAGCGGCAGCCGCAGGCGTACGCCAGGTCTCCGGCGTGAGGAAGTCGCCACGATAGCGGGCGTCAGCACAACTTGGTACACATGGCTGGAGCAAGGAAGAGAAATCAAAATGTCAGTTCAGGTCCTGGATCGCATCGCAATGGCTTTGCAGCTTAATGAAGATGAGCGGCAGTACTTGTTCATGTTGGCGCTTGAGCAGCCAGCGCCGACTACATTTATCGATAAAAGCCCGACGATTAGCCCAGCATTGACTCGCATTCTATCGGAGCTGCACGACTGCCCAACAATTATCTCAGATCGCAGATGCAATATTGTAGGTTGGAATCAAGCGGCTGCTGCTATATTTCTTGATTTTTCTAAGATTCCCCCTGATCAGCGAAATATGATTTGGCTGCTTTTTACACGAAAGGAGTTGAAAGCTTTGGCGGTAAATTGGAGTGATTTCGTCAAGGGGTTCCTGGCGATGTTCCGCTCCTATTACGGGCAATATGTGGCTGACAACTGGTACAGTGAATTTATTGAGAATATCAGTGAGCAGAACAAGGACTTTCGCACCTTCTGGGATCAAAGTGATGTCAGCACGGCACCGGATGTTTTCATTGAATTTCGGCATGCCAAAGTAGGCAAAATGCTGTTCGATTTGACGACGCTTCAGGTTCAGGGGCGGACAGATTTGAGATGTAGTGTCTATACCCCAGCGCAGGATTCAGATACGGATTCCAAGATCAGACTCTTGATGAGCAAACTGGAAGAACCCAATTAA